In the genome of Shewanella denitrificans OS217, the window AGTATTGAGCCGCAGCGATTATCGCCAAGAGGCGGGCGAGTGGAAAACCTTTAATACCGATTATATCGGACAGTTGTACCAGCAAGAGCGCCGCTATAAGGGCAGTGCAGCCATAGGCAGCAACCTGGAAAATACCCGTCACAAGTATATGTTGGGTAATATCATGGTGGTGCGCAACCAAAATGCCACCTTAGGCAACAGTGAACAGGTACAGTATCAGCATGGCGATCATCAAGGCTCAACCTTAAGCATCACCGATGAGCGCGGCAACATACTCGAGCAGTACTTCTATAGCGCATTTGGCAAACCGATGAAGCTTGCTGGCTCCAGCCTAGTGCAGGCCATCACGCCCATGGAGCGCGGCTATACTGGCCATGAGATGTTACCCAATCTGGACGTGATCCAGATGGGTGGCCGTATCTACGACCCTAACTTGGCGCGTTTTTTACAGGCAGACCCCAACATACAGGCACCGACTAACCTACAGAACTATAACCGTTATAGCTATGTGCTCAATAATCCGCTGACTTATACGGATCCGAGTGGTTACTTTTTTAAGGGGCTGTTTCGAGCGATAGCTGATATTCCGATATTAAATGCAGTAATTTCAGTAGTTTTTGCTGTTTACTGCCAAGCGTGCTTAGTTGCTTATAATGCGATGTCGACCTATTCGGTGACGGGTAGTCTAAAATCGACCTTCACCTCTGGTCTTACAACGGCAATTATGCCGGGGGGAGGAAGTGCTGGTGGAGTACTTGCAAGTGCGGCTATAGGAGGACTCTCTTCGAAGTTGCAAGGAGGTGATTTTGGACATGGTTTTATCTCCGCGGGTATAGGTGCAGCATTTGGAGGGCGGATAGAGGTAGGTAATCAATATGCAAATGTCATTGTGGCTGCCGTTATTGGAGGAACTATTTCTAAACTGACAGGAGGTAAATTTGCAAATGGAGCGGTTACAGCCGGATTTGCAAGAGCTGTGTTTGGAGGAGCTTCAAACCAAGATTCAGCCGCTGTTGCAAGTGATTCTCAATCACAGCTATCAGGGATAACTAAGGCTCTAGGTGTCGTAGGCGATGTTATGGGAAGAATATGGTCACTTCCTAACACTCTTATAGGGTTGGGTTATGGTGGTATTGGAATGATGTTCGGCGCTACACCTGTGTGGGATGGGAGTGAGGGGATTTTGCATTTTACTAATATGCCTGAATGGATGATGCCTTCAGCAATGTCTTTTGGTCATGTTCATGTATATGGCCAAAATTCTTACAAGAATCCAAATGGCAGTTATGTTGTAAATAGGTTTGATTCTCCGATTGTAACAGAGGAAACCTTGCATACTAGACAATCAGAAATACTTGGTCCTTTATATCTGCCTTTACATGGCATGGCGATGGGTGTTTCGCAACTTACTGGTGGCGGGACGCATAACAAAAATCTGTTAGAGATGGGGCCGGAAAGTGGAAAAAATCCTTGGCCTTGGTAATTGATTATGATCTATATGAACTTATTACAGCAATTTAGAATGTTTATTTTTTTAGTGATCACATTAGCATTAAGCGGCTGTCCGCGGTTTGCGTATGTGGAGATATATAATTATTCAGGAACAACTATTGAGGTTTCATCTTCGGGTATAACTAAAATCATAGCCCCTGCTAATTCAGATAGATTTAGAATGACTGGTGAGCAGTTCGAAATTAGTTCAGAGCTAGGCAATTGGGTATACCCAAGAAATATTCCTAATGGTGGTGTTGATGGGCCTTATTTCGATGGTACATTACGTGTTCAACTAAATAAAAATGGTGATTTATACGTTTTAAATGAGGATCAAGAGCCGCCGATTGAAGCTTTTGGTGAGCAGCCGACTGGCTACCCTATATCCGTAAAAGATAATTCACGTTATTTTAAGGAGAATTGATAAATTTATTAAGAAGCCAAATTTAAAAATAAGTCTGGATACTTACAATAAATCGTATTCGGTTAACGGCTGCACACTTGAGTTTTTTTGTGAAGGTCTTTTTGAATATATACCTTGAAAGACACCGTAGGCTGCGAAGTGGATTGCCTTAATCGAGACCGTAATGTTTTTAACCAAGAAACCATGATGCAGAACATCCCTAAAAGGTCGCAAGGATATGAATTTTATTAAAATAATACTTAGCGCAATAGTGCTATTCGCTACGAGCATTGCTGTTAACGCAGAGGTGAGTTCGGGCACTGTGACTGTGCTGCGAACCACTATGGATGGGCAGAAAACACTGTATTTTAAGATGAACCCCATGCCAGCAGGCGTCACCCAATGGTTATATGTAAGAGAAGGCTCAGGAAATGCGGCGGGCTGTCAGTTAATTACCGATGACACCATGTTGCAGTTGGCATACTCAAGCTTATTGGCAGCGAAAACGGCGGCACAAAGGATTACTGTTGGCTATTGTGCCGACAGTAACGGCTATGGCTTGGTTAACCAGTACATCGAATTAGACTAGGACTTATGGACAAACGCTTTAGTTAATAAATGCACAGTAATGTGTGATTGACGATTCACATGTCCAATAGTACATACATTATGGATCACGGATTAACATGAGTGGGGCCGGTTCTATATCAAATAAGCTTATGGTTATAGTCCAGCTTATCGCGGCCCCAATTTAAAATTGGCATCAAGCCATGCACTTATTATTTGAATTCAAACATTTGAGGATTTAAAAATGAAATATCTAAAATTATTAGCCGTTACTTGTCTCTTGCTGCCAAGCTTTGCCTCGGCGGGTGAGTTAACAATAGGCGCGACGGTGCTGGAAGTGGCTACCAATGCGACCGGTAGCGGTAAGAATTTTGCCATCAAAGTTGAAGGTGGTGTAGGGCCTTGCAATGGCTGGATATACTTTTTGGAGGACAGTGCCGCGTCTGCGGCTACCTATTCACAAGCATTTTCCATCGCATTAACGGCCCTGAGTAGCGATAAAAAAGTCAGGGTGCATAACTTTACTGACGACGCTTGTACCGGCGCGCGATTTATTTCCATCAGCAAATAAAAGCCTTAGGTACAAAGTTACAGCGACGAAAACACAGCTTAAACATGAACTAAAAGCGACTGAATCTTGGTTGTAATATTAAGCATTTGGTTAATGGCGAATCTCGAAAGGGGTGATTAACGGTGCCACCTAGCGTAACAATTTTGTGCAAAATAAGGCTATCTTGCCTTGCTCTAGTACAAAGGCTCACATAGACTCGTCTTCAGCATGGGTTGTAAGCATACAAAAGTAAGGTGAAAGCGTGGAAACTAAAAGTGTCTCATTTGTACTAACTAGCTGTAATCGATTTGATTTATTAGAAGAAACCTTAATCAGCTTTTTTAAGTTTAATACTTACCCTATTGCCCAATACATTATTATTGAGGACAGCCATAATCTCGATAAGCTCAACAAGGTGCTGGCTAAGTTTCCTGATGTGGATTTTGTGGTGCTCAATAATGAGCCGCAGCTGGGTCAAATGAAAAGCATAGACAGGGCTTATAGTAAGGTGACTTCTGACTATATCTTCCATTGCGAAGATGATTGGGAGTTTTACCGCAAAAGCTTTATTGAAGATTCTTTTAAAGTATTAGACACGGATGAGAAAGTGGTCACTGTGTGGCTGCGTGAGCAAGATGATACTAACGAGCATCCGGTGGAAGCTGAGCTATTTGAATGTAAGGACCCAGAAGGGCGCAGTTATCAAATTATGCAGCGCAATCACCAACGCCGGGCTAACTCAGCCCTGTGGCATGGCTTTACTTTAAATCCAGGTCTTCGCCGCACTAAGGATTACCAACTCATCGCACCCATAGGTGAGATGGGGGGGGAGCATGCCATGAACGAAATTTATTTCCAACATGGCTTTAAAGGGGCGATATTTCCAACGGGTTATGTGCGCCATATCGGCTACCACAGAGGCATACGTTATAAAGTGGGCCAAAGTAAACTGGCGAAAGATTTCTCAGTAGGTTGGAAGCGTATTAAAGCAAAAGCCTGCCAGCTTTTGGGTATCTAACATCTTTAGTTATGACCAAATAAAAACGCCCTCAAATGAGGGCGTTTTTATGGGACAAAGGTTTTCAGTTAGGCTTGTTTTGATGATTTTCAAACAGTTTAGCTTCTTTGAGGAAGGCGTAATAGGCTTCCATGACCGCCAAGATAAAGCCGCGGCGACCTGAGAATAGTTTACGTTGCAACAGGTACTCTTTGATAAAGACCAAGGGGAAGATAAGGAACAGCTTAAGGTGAGAAAAAGATTTACCTTTAACAAATTTCTCATCGGCTTTTAGGGTCGAGTACGTGTTGTTTTTATTGGTGATGGCGGCAATGGAGTCATAACCGTAATGGTCGAACACTTGATTGATGAAGATTTCCTTGCCATCCACTGTGGCGCTTTCATGGGCGAGACGTGAGTCATCGAAGAAGGATTTAGACTTCTTATAGAGCCTGTGATTGTTGGGCTTTTTGCTTAAGCTAGATAATGGTTTGCCAATAAAAATATCGTTACGCCAGAACCGCACACTGTCAGCCTTGTCTTGCTCGATAATCTCTTTAAAGGCGGCAATTAATTGTGGATTAATGGCTTCATCACCATCTAGATTCAATACCCACTCATTACGGCACAAAGACATGGCATATTGCTTTTGCTTAGCATAGCCTTGCCATTCATGACTGAAAATGGTCGCGCCAAATTGCTGCGCGATCGAAAGTGTTTTATCTGTGCTGCCAGAATCCACCAATATCACTTCATCCATGTCTTTGACGCTAGCTAGGGTTTTCGCTATGTGCTTCTCTTCGTTTTTGGTGATGATGAATACACTGATAGGTAATGTCATGGATGATGGCTTAATAGTTAGCAAATAAGACGACGATTATAGCAAATAGCGCTTATTTATGAAGCCATTACTTGTTGGGTGATACTAGGCTATTTGATTGCTCGGAACTTATGATCTCAAAACTGAGCTATGGCAAAAAACTGTGTTAAAATGCGCCTTTGCAAAATTAACTGTGGTTGGCTTCCATGAGCTTTAAGATTTTTGTCATTAACTTAGATTCCAGTGTCGATAGAATTGAAAATATGCAGGCTCAATGCAGCAAATTGGGCATAGAGTTTGAGCGTGTATCTGCCGTGCGAGGCAAAAATTTATCAAGCGCTGAAAAAGCGGCCGTGTATAACCGCGATGTGAACTTGGCTAAATATGATAAAGAGCTTAATGACGGTGAAATCGGCTGTTACATGAGCCATGCTCGCTGCTGGGAGCAAATCCTTATTCAAAAACTGGATTATTCATTGATTCTAGAGGATGACGCGATCCTTACGCCTGAGATTACTGCCTATATCGCCAAGCTTGCCGATTCCACCTCGGAATGGGATTACATTAAGCTGTCCCATGGCCGTAAACCTAAGAATATTCTTAATGCCATCGACTTGGGTGATGGCTTGTCTTTAGGCCAGTGCATTAAGCTACCTTCCACCACCACAGGGCAGTTTGTCTCTCAAACGGGGGCCAAAAAATTACTCCAGCATGCTTATCCTATCGCTAGGCCTATCGATATAGACATTCAGTTTTGGTATGAAAAATCCTTGCGAAGCTTCGTGGTACGCCCTTTCCCGATTTTAAATGGCGACTTTGGCAGTGAAATTAATCAGGTGACCGATAGACGTCAGGTGGATAAGCGCCAATTTGCCCGTATTTGGCAGAAAGCCAAATTTGAATTGAATTTGCTGTTACATCGTGGTCGCCTAGGTGCTTTACCTCAAAGCCTAGTCAAACAAGCAAAGACTAAATAAACAAGGAGCGTTGATTATGCACAGAAGAGCCATTTATCCGGGTACCTTTGATCCTGTGACCAATGGTCATGCGGACCTCATTGAACGGGCCGCAAAGCTATTTAAACATGTCATTATCGGCATCGCCGCTAACCCTTCTAAGCAACCTAGATTCACCCTAGAGGAGCGAGTCGAACAGCTCACCCTAGTCACTGCGCACCTTGATAATGTTGAGGTGGTTGGTTTTAGTGGCTTGCTGGTGGACTTTGCCCGAGATCAAAAGGCCAGTGTGCTAGTGCGTGGTCTCAGGGCCGTGTCTGATTTTGAGTATGAGTTTCAGCTGGCCAATATGAATCGCAGGCTAAGCCCAGATCTTGAAAGTGTGTTTCTCACACCGGCAGAAGAAAACTCATTTATTTCGTCAACCTTAGTCAAGGAAGTCGCCTTACATGGCGGTGATGTTAGTCAATTTGTTCATCCACAAGTGGCCTTGGCCCTTAAAGAAAAAATAGCAGCAATGAAAGCGAATAAAGGTAATAAGTAGTATGAAAAAAGGATTTTTAGTCACAAGTTTACTGGCAGCATTAGGCATGGTATCTAGCGCTCAGGCTGCACCTTGGGTCGACGCCAGCGATATATATTTACGCGCCGACATTCAGGCCTTAGCGGATGCGGGTTTTATCAAGGTGCCTGTGAATACCTACCCGTTAATGTGGTCGGGGATCGGAGAGAATTTGGCCAAAGTTGAGCCTTCTTTGATGAGCCCTGCACTGATGGATGCCTTTGCCAGAGTGAATTTTTATTACCAAAATGCCATCAATAACCGTGGCAATAGAAGCATGAAACTGGCAACCGCCAGTGAGTCGGCGCGCTTCCAGCATTTTGGTTCAGATTATCGTGAAAAAGCCGCGCTTTCTGGCTCCACTGAGTACCTAGGTGAGCGCTTTGCCTTTAAGGCTTCGGCATCGATGAATTATCATCCCGATGATGATAAAAACCTGCGTTTAGATAATTCTTATATCGCCATGATCTTAGGTAACTGGGTATTTACCGCAGGAGCCATTGAGCAATGGTGGGGCCCAGGTTTTGATACTGCGCTGCACAAGTCGACTAACGCGCGGCCAATGCCATCGTTGATGATGAGTCGTAATAATGCCAATGCATTTGAAACCCCTTGGCTGTCTTGGATGGGCAGTTGGAACTTGACTGCGGGCATAAGTGTCGCGGAAAAAGAGCGTTTTGCACCGCGAATGCTGTTGTGGAACATGCGCGCCTCGGTAAAACCTGTGCAGCAATTGGAAATTGGCCTCTCTTGGACCACGCAGTTTTGTGGTAAAGGCCAGGAATGTGATTGGGATGTAGCACTAAAATCCATCACAGGTCAGCGTGATTGCCGAGCAGATAGTGCCGATGTTTTTGGTTGTACCAATTATGGAAACCAGATGGCAGGTTTCGATGTGCGTTACGGTGATATTTGGTTTGATGTACCCGTGGGCATATACCTTGAGCGTACCTGTGAAGACTCCTTGGGCGACCCTTGGCAAATTACCGACTGCGGTAAAATGGTCGGGGTAGACACTCGATTTAACTTTGCAAAACAGCAATATAAGTTATTCGCAGAATACACGGATACCTTAGTGTATTGCGGTGCGGACGCTAATAGCTTTAACTGTTTCTATGAACATAGCACTTATTTGAGTGGTAATCGTCATTATGGCCGCGCCTTAGGTAGCACTTATGACAGTGATGCCAACACCTATGTACTGGGCCTTATTGGCCAATTTGCCAATAGCCAAGGCTTTACCGCCTTGCTGCGTTACGCCAAACTCAATGATGACGGAAGCAATCGTGGTGGGAATTGGGCGCCACAGCCATTGAAAGAAGACTTAACCATGGCAGAAGTCTCTTATCGCTTACCTATGCTCAAGGGCATGGTCACGGTTGGCGGTACAGTCTCTCAATCTAAATTTGTCACTGAGAAAGATGAAACTAATGCTTCTATCTTTGGTACTTACGAGTATAAATTTTAACAGCGACCTTGAGTTAGCTTGATGAGCAAAAAAGGCTTCACTGGTGACAGTGAAGCCTTTTTGTTGAACTCGAAACTATTACACTATTTTGTTTGGCACAGGCCGCAAAAGACTGTGGTGCGTTGGCCAAGGCGAATTTCACTGAGCAGGTTGCCACAATGAGTGCAGCTTTTACTTCCTCGACCGTAGACATGCAGTTTTTGGGCAAAGTAGCCGGGTTTGCCATCAGCATTAGTAAAATCCTTCAAGGTGGTGCCGCCTTGCTTGATGGCCTGAGCCAGAATTTGTTTTACCTCAACCACCAGTAGCGTCAGCTTTTCAATATCTATTTTTCCCGCTTCGGATTCAGGATGTATGCCAGCTGCAAACAAGGCTTCATTGGCATAAATATTACCGACGCCCACTACAATATGGTTATCCATCAGGCAAAGTTTAATGGCTTTCTTCTTGCCTTTTAGGGCTGTTAGCAACTGCAGTGGATTAAAAGCCTCGCTTAGTGGCTCAGGGCCGAGCTTTGCCAGTAAGGGGTGAGCTTCTTCAGGGAGTTCATACCAAAGCCAGGCACCAAAACGCCTAGGGTCATTAAAGCGCAGCATGCGGCCATTGGCTAACACTAAGTCAATATGATCGTGCTTCTCAACCGGGGTGTTTCTTGGCAGAATGCGCAAACTGCCGGACATGCCTAAGTGCACTATGGTTATCCCAGCCTCGGTATCTATCAGCAAGTATTTGGCTCTGCGCCTGACACTGAGTATGGTTTGGCCGACAATATTGTGAGCAAGATCTGGCACCGGCCAACGCAAAGAAGCGTTGCGGACAATAAGCTCTACGACGGTTTGATCAACAAGGTAAGGGGCTATACCTTGACGAGTGACTTCAACTTCCGGGAGTTCTGGCATTTAAGGTTGAGTTTCCAATATGAGGCTGGGGTTCAATGAGCCGCGAAGGCTTGGGGGCACA includes:
- the mutM gene encoding bifunctional DNA-formamidopyrimidine glycosylase/DNA-(apurinic or apyrimidinic site) lyase, translated to MPELPEVEVTRQGIAPYLVDQTVVELIVRNASLRWPVPDLAHNIVGQTILSVRRRAKYLLIDTEAGITIVHLGMSGSLRILPRNTPVEKHDHIDLVLANGRMLRFNDPRRFGAWLWYELPEEAHPLLAKLGPEPLSEAFNPLQLLTALKGKKKAIKLCLMDNHIVVGVGNIYANEALFAAGIHPESEAGKIDIEKLTLLVVEVKQILAQAIKQGGTTLKDFTNADGKPGYFAQKLHVYGRGSKSCTHCGNLLSEIRLGQRTTVFCGLCQTK
- a CDS encoding capsule assembly Wzi family protein, coding for MKKGFLVTSLLAALGMVSSAQAAPWVDASDIYLRADIQALADAGFIKVPVNTYPLMWSGIGENLAKVEPSLMSPALMDAFARVNFYYQNAINNRGNRSMKLATASESARFQHFGSDYREKAALSGSTEYLGERFAFKASASMNYHPDDDKNLRLDNSYIAMILGNWVFTAGAIEQWWGPGFDTALHKSTNARPMPSLMMSRNNANAFETPWLSWMGSWNLTAGISVAEKERFAPRMLLWNMRASVKPVQQLEIGLSWTTQFCGKGQECDWDVALKSITGQRDCRADSADVFGCTNYGNQMAGFDVRYGDIWFDVPVGIYLERTCEDSLGDPWQITDCGKMVGVDTRFNFAKQQYKLFAEYTDTLVYCGADANSFNCFYEHSTYLSGNRHYGRALGSTYDSDANTYVLGLIGQFANSQGFTALLRYAKLNDDGSNRGGNWAPQPLKEDLTMAEVSYRLPMLKGMVTVGGTVSQSKFVTEKDETNASIFGTYEYKF
- a CDS encoding DUF5992 family protein, translated to MKYLKLLAVTCLLLPSFASAGELTIGATVLEVATNATGSGKNFAIKVEGGVGPCNGWIYFLEDSAASAATYSQAFSIALTALSSDKKVRVHNFTDDACTGARFISISK
- a CDS encoding glycosyltransferase family 25 protein, yielding MSFKIFVINLDSSVDRIENMQAQCSKLGIEFERVSAVRGKNLSSAEKAAVYNRDVNLAKYDKELNDGEIGCYMSHARCWEQILIQKLDYSLILEDDAILTPEITAYIAKLADSTSEWDYIKLSHGRKPKNILNAIDLGDGLSLGQCIKLPSTTTGQFVSQTGAKKLLQHAYPIARPIDIDIQFWYEKSLRSFVVRPFPILNGDFGSEINQVTDRRQVDKRQFARIWQKAKFELNLLLHRGRLGALPQSLVKQAKTK
- the coaD gene encoding pantetheine-phosphate adenylyltransferase, translating into MHRRAIYPGTFDPVTNGHADLIERAAKLFKHVIIGIAANPSKQPRFTLEERVEQLTLVTAHLDNVEVVGFSGLLVDFARDQKASVLVRGLRAVSDFEYEFQLANMNRRLSPDLESVFLTPAEENSFISSTLVKEVALHGGDVSQFVHPQVALALKEKIAAMKANKGNK
- a CDS encoding glycosyltransferase family 2 protein; amino-acid sequence: MTLPISVFIITKNEEKHIAKTLASVKDMDEVILVDSGSTDKTLSIAQQFGATIFSHEWQGYAKQKQYAMSLCRNEWVLNLDGDEAINPQLIAAFKEIIEQDKADSVRFWRNDIFIGKPLSSLSKKPNNHRLYKKSKSFFDDSRLAHESATVDGKEIFINQVFDHYGYDSIAAITNKNNTYSTLKADEKFVKGKSFSHLKLFLIFPLVFIKEYLLQRKLFSGRRGFILAVMEAYYAFLKEAKLFENHQNKPN
- a CDS encoding glycosyltransferase — protein: METKSVSFVLTSCNRFDLLEETLISFFKFNTYPIAQYIIIEDSHNLDKLNKVLAKFPDVDFVVLNNEPQLGQMKSIDRAYSKVTSDYIFHCEDDWEFYRKSFIEDSFKVLDTDEKVVTVWLREQDDTNEHPVEAELFECKDPEGRSYQIMQRNHQRRANSALWHGFTLNPGLRRTKDYQLIAPIGEMGGEHAMNEIYFQHGFKGAIFPTGYVRHIGYHRGIRYKVGQSKLAKDFSVGWKRIKAKACQLLGI
- a CDS encoding RHS repeat-associated core domain-containing protein; this translates as MFYVNFYYNANHYLYLQKDSADRELRRITAMDALGNITAQSFANGTSEARRFNQRTGRIDSIDLKKGNSYIHQLSYGLFDAKGNVEYRSHSYYNGSGIQTLGFSENFTYDSLNRIETRDLSIGTGSLTGYGYDEQYSYDGFGNINSRKGYAGGSYSVNLASYNYLQSTSVNRLDSANVDGKSYSKFIYDANGNITSDGSRSFSYNAFDKASRIQLGSQYSAYRYDSSRAVLSRSDYRQEAGEWKTFNTDYIGQLYQQERRYKGSAAIGSNLENTRHKYMLGNIMVVRNQNATLGNSEQVQYQHGDHQGSTLSITDERGNILEQYFYSAFGKPMKLAGSSLVQAITPMERGYTGHEMLPNLDVIQMGGRIYDPNLARFLQADPNIQAPTNLQNYNRYSYVLNNPLTYTDPSGYFFKGLFRAIADIPILNAVISVVFAVYCQACLVAYNAMSTYSVTGSLKSTFTSGLTTAIMPGGGSAGGVLASAAIGGLSSKLQGGDFGHGFISAGIGAAFGGRIEVGNQYANVIVAAVIGGTISKLTGGKFANGAVTAGFARAVFGGASNQDSAAVASDSQSQLSGITKALGVVGDVMGRIWSLPNTLIGLGYGGIGMMFGATPVWDGSEGILHFTNMPEWMMPSAMSFGHVHVYGQNSYKNPNGSYVVNRFDSPIVTEETLHTRQSEILGPLYLPLHGMAMGVSQLTGGGTHNKNLLEMGPESGKNPWPW